From Shumkonia mesophila:
GAACGAGGTCGTCAGCTTCAGTGGGATTGTGCGTGAGAGATCGTGCGACAGCCCGCAGCCACGGCAGTAGCGAAACGATTTCCTGGTGGAGCGGTGACAGCCGTTGACCCATGGTGTGTAGCCTTTCCTAAGGTTGATGCCCCGTGTCCCTTCACGCGTCTCTTCCTCGGATCGTGCCACTGACCATTTATCCGGCGCCCCGTTGTCGGCGGAGCGGCCGTTCCCCCCATTTGACCAGGGAAAACGCAGGCTACCGGGCTTTCTTTCGGGCCGCATTAACATGAGTAAAGGTCATCGCTCGGCTTGTCTCCGGCCGACAGGTCCCGCGTCCTCGGTAGAACGCGGTTACGGCAGAGCGTAGGCGATAATCGAATCGCCCTTCTTGGTGCCGAGCGAGCCATGGCCACCGGCCACCACTACAAGGAACTGCTTTCCATTTGGAGCCTGGTATGTCATCGGCGTCGCTTGCCCGCCGGCGGGAAGCCGGTCTTTCCACAGCGTTTCGCCGGTCGCTACATCAAAGGCCCGGACGTAGTAATCGAGCGTTCCGCTTAAGAAGGCGACACCGCCGGCGGTGACGACGGGGCCTCCCAGGTCGGGCACGCCCATTTCGAATGGTAGCGGGATCGGCGCCCGGTCCCGCACCGTGCCGTTCTTGTGTTGCCATACGACCTTGCCGGTCCTCAAGTCGGCGCCGGCGACGTAACCCCACGGCGGGGCCTGGCAGGGCAGGCCGAGCGGAGAAACGAGCGGCTCCAGGAGGGCGGCGAACGGCGCGCCATAGTTTTCGTTCAGGCCGGGAGCACCGCTCGAGACATAGTTCGCGGTCTCATTCTTGCGCGGGATCAGCTTGCTGACGAAGGCGAGATACGAGGGGGTGGCGAACATTATCTGCTGGACGGGGTCGATGGCGATGCCGCCCCAGTTGAAGACACCGAAGTTGCCAGGATAGATGATCGAGCCTTCGGTCGACGGCGGCGTATAGCGGCCCTCGTAACGCAGCGATTGGAATCGGACCCGGCACATCAGCTGGTCGAACATGGTGGCCCCCCACATGTCGCGACCCTCGAGGGGGCGAGGGGGCTTAAACGTGAGAGCGGACGTCGGCTGCGTAGGCGCCGTCCGATCGCCCCTGGCCGCGCCGCGCGGCGCCGGTTCCTCCGATACCGGCAGGATCGGCTGGCCGTTGCGCCGATCGAGGACATAGACGTCGCCTTGCTTGGTCGGCGCGACCAGCGCGGGAACGAGGCCTGACTGCGTCTGGAGGTCGAGAAGGCTCGGCTGCGACGGAACGTCCATATCCCACAGGTCGTGGTGTACGGTCTGGAAGATCCAGCGGACCTTGCCGGTACGGACGTCGAGCGCGACGACGGCCGAAGAGAATCGTTCAGTTTCGGGGTTGCGCTTGCCACCCCATTGATCCGGCGGCTGGTTGCCCATCGGCAGATAAACCAGGCCAAGATTTTCGTCGACGCTGGCGATCGACCACATGTTCGGCGAGTTTTCGGTATAGGTTTTGCCGGGCGAAAGCGGTTCCGTCCGCGACGGATTTCCCGAATCCCAGTTCCACACCAGCTCGCCGGTGTTGATGTCGTAGGCACGCACGACGCCCGAGGGTTCTGTCGTTGACACGTTGTCGTTGACGGCGCCGCCGATGATGATAAGTCCGGCTGTCACCACCGGCGGCGAGGTCGAGTAATAGAACCCTTTTTGAAGGTGGGGCATGTTTTCCCACAAGTTCACCGTGCCGTCGGCACCGCCGAATCCGGGACAAACCTCGCCTGTCTCGGCATTAAGGGCGATCAGGCGGGCATCCGCGGTGGGCAGGAAAACGCGTCGCGGGCAGCCGAATGTCGAGGCGGCGCCCGTCGCCTCGTAATAGGAGACACCGCGGCAGGTACGGTGCTGCAGGCCAACGATCTGTCCTACCTTGGGATCGAAGCGCCACCGTTCCTTGCCGGTTTCCGCATCGAGCGCGATGGCGTAGTTGTGCGGCGTGCATAGGTAGAGGGTGTCGCCGACCTTGAGCGGCGTCATTTCGTAGGTGGTTTCGACCGGATCGCCGGGCTTTTGTGTGTCCCCTGTATGATAGGTCCACGCCACTCTCAATCGGTCGACATTTGCTGGCGTGATCTGGTCGAGGGGAGAATAACGGTCTCCATAGCCGGTCCGCCCATAGGCGCGCCAATCGCCGGCGGGCATGCCACCATGATCGGCGGCGACGGCGACAGGGGTGGTCGCCAGTCTGCCGGGCCGATCATGTGGATTGCTGAATTGAGCCGCAGCGGCCACCGCGACCGCCAGGGCCAGCGAGACCGTGAGGGAAAGACCGGTCGACCGCCACGCCGGCGCGGCCGGCTGTTCCATAGGGGCGGCCGGTGACGGCCGGTCCGCCACGCCGGGGATCAGCAGCCAAAGACCGACGAGGACAATGACCGCGCCACGCGGCGCCAGTTGCCACCAGTCGAGGCCGACTTCCCAGACGGCCCAGGCCAGGGTGCCCAGCACGATCGCCGCGTACAACGGGAGCGCAAGGCGATGGCGCACAATCAGAAACCAGGCGGTCAGCAGAAATCCCACGGCGACGGCAAGGTAATACCAACTGCCGCCCTCGGCGACGAGCCAGGTGCCCCCTACGCCGAGCGCCAGCCCGATCGCCGCCAGGACGAGTCCCGAAACAACCCTCAGCATCCAAGCCCTCCATCTCCGCGTGGTTCGCGGCGAGTCCTGCCGCCGCATCTCGAAGCGCTCTAACGCTCCTCCGGTGGGTTGGTTCCTTGATTCCAGGGTTCGGGCGGTCTGGAACCATCCGGCAGGAGCGGCGTTGTTGAGGCGGGCCGACATGGCCGCACTGGAAGGAGAGGGTACGAAGATGGCCCGGACACAACGAGTTGTACCGCGCGAGGCAGATGTCTCGAACCTGGAGGCGGTGGCGACGCGGCTGCGGCGCAAGGTCATCGACATGACGACGGAGGCCGGCTCCGGCCATCCGACGTCGTGCCTGTCGTGCGCCGACCTGGTGGCAGCCTTGTTCTTTTCCGAGATGCGCTGGGACCCCTCCGCTCCGGATGCCGTTGATACCGATACCTTCGTTCTCTCGAAGGGGCACGCGGCGCCGATCCTGTGGGCCGTGCTGTCGGAGGCGGGGGTGGCGATGGAGCCGCTGTCTTCGCTGCGGCGTTTCGGCAGCACCCTGGAGGGACACCCGACGCCCAGCAGCCCGTGGGTGAAGGTCTCCACCGGCTCGCTCGGGCAGGGGCTGCCCGTCGCCAACGGTATCGCGCTGGCCAACCGGATGGACAGGATCGATGCCGACGTCTTTTGCCTGTTAGGGGACGGCGAATGCGCC
This genomic window contains:
- a CDS encoding glucose/quinate/shikimate family membrane-bound PQQ-dependent dehydrogenase produces the protein MLRVVSGLVLAAIGLALGVGGTWLVAEGGSWYYLAVAVGFLLTAWFLIVRHRLALPLYAAIVLGTLAWAVWEVGLDWWQLAPRGAVIVLVGLWLLIPGVADRPSPAAPMEQPAAPAWRSTGLSLTVSLALAVAVAAAAQFSNPHDRPGRLATTPVAVAADHGGMPAGDWRAYGRTGYGDRYSPLDQITPANVDRLRVAWTYHTGDTQKPGDPVETTYEMTPLKVGDTLYLCTPHNYAIALDAETGKERWRFDPKVGQIVGLQHRTCRGVSYYEATGAASTFGCPRRVFLPTADARLIALNAETGEVCPGFGGADGTVNLWENMPHLQKGFYYSTSPPVVTAGLIIIGGAVNDNVSTTEPSGVVRAYDINTGELVWNWDSGNPSRTEPLSPGKTYTENSPNMWSIASVDENLGLVYLPMGNQPPDQWGGKRNPETERFSSAVVALDVRTGKVRWIFQTVHHDLWDMDVPSQPSLLDLQTQSGLVPALVAPTKQGDVYVLDRRNGQPILPVSEEPAPRGAARGDRTAPTQPTSALTFKPPRPLEGRDMWGATMFDQLMCRVRFQSLRYEGRYTPPSTEGSIIYPGNFGVFNWGGIAIDPVQQIMFATPSYLAFVSKLIPRKNETANYVSSGAPGLNENYGAPFAALLEPLVSPLGLPCQAPPWGYVAGADLRTGKVVWQHKNGTVRDRAPIPLPFEMGVPDLGGPVVTAGGVAFLSGTLDYYVRAFDVATGETLWKDRLPAGGQATPMTYQAPNGKQFLVVVAGGHGSLGTKKGDSIIAYALP